In Coriobacteriia bacterium, the sequence GGGTTGTGGACGAAGGATGCCGAGACCAACCCTATGACCCCGACTCAGCGCCCTTGGACGCCTCCATCGGGGTCATGGTCCTGGGATCGCGTGTCCACGGTCATAGGGGACGCCGACGGAGACGGCAAGGACGAGCTGATGGGCTTCTACGACTACGGTTCCGAGTCGTGGGGTCTGTTCTGCTGGCGGCCGGATCGTGACAATTGGTGGGCTTTCAAGTTCTGGAACAAAGGCGCTGGCGCATGGTCCGAGGCCGCCATGCCGATGCAGACATCTTCCTTTGCGATTGTCGATAATCTCGCTCCCACGACGCTCATCTCCGGAGTTGCAGCCGGATGGTCAAAGACCCCGGTGACGTTCACGTTGAGGGCCAGTGACGGCACGGGTGGACGTGGGGTCAAGGCAGTCAACTACCGCCTTAACGGGGGTGCACAGGTTCTGTATGCGAACCCGGTGACCGTCGCCACGGAAGGCGAGACAACCGTCGAATACTGGGCGACGGACGTCGTGGTGCCACCGAACACCGAGACGGCGAAGTCCGCAGTGATCAAGGTCGATATGACGCCACCCGTGACCGCGAGCGATGCAGTCCCGTCGTACCAGCGGTCGGCCTCGATTCGACTGACCGCAGCAGATGCAAGATCCGGCGTCGCGACTACCCAGTACCGATTGGATGGGGGGAACTGGGTTACGGGAAACGTAGTGAGCACGGATGTGGGCGGATTGCACACCCTGGGCCTACGCTCCACCGACGTGGCGGGCAACGTCGAGAACGAGCGCACGGTCACCTTCACGGTCGAGATGTTCCCCGCTTCGATTTCCTTCTCGGTCACCTCGGCATCCCCGCGCGCGGGCGATTCCGTTACGGTGTCGGGGCGGCTTACGGCAGCGAACGGATCGGCGCTCTCAGGTGTGGCGGTGAAACTGCAGCGCTCTTCGGACGGCTCGGTCTGGACTGATGCCGCCAACGCGACGACCAACGCGTCAGGCGACTTCTCGATCGCCGTCACGCCGTCGGGGGCCACGCATTACCGTGTCACGAGTGCCTCGACCGCGACGCACGGGTCGGCCACGTCGCCCGGCACTCTCGTGACTCCGGTGCTGCGCTCGACCACGCTCACCCTTGCGGGTCCGGCGAGCACCCCACGCGCCGTAGCCTCCTTCACGCTGTCGGGGCGGCTCACCGAGTCTCCCTCCGCCGGGGTCTCGGGGGCGGCGGTGAAGGTCCAGCGCTCGACGGACGGCTCGACGTGGACCGACATCGGCACGGCGACCACGAACGGCGCGGGCGACTTCACTTTCTCCGCCTCGCACGCAGCAGGCGCCTTCTACCGCGCGCTGTTCGCCGCCACGGCAACGCATGCCGCATCGAGCGCGAACGCGGTGCGAGTCGGTGTCTCGGAGCCCGACGACGAGCCTTCCGGGGCCAGCGCGCCCTCCGTATTCCCGCTCTCGGGTTCGATCCGTGACGGCGATGACGTCCGCGACGTCTACCGCATCACCACCGACGGTTCCGGACATCCCGTCGACCTCGGACTCACCGGCCCCGCCTCAGCGGACTTCAGGCTCGCGGTCTATTCGGCGTCCGCGTCCTCGCTGGACGGTACCTCCGCGCTCATGCGCTCGGGCGGCACCGTGTGGCCACGCGGTGTGCGCCTTCCCAACGCCGCAGCCGAGGAGCTGCTGCTCGTCGTCGAGCGCCACAGCGGCTCCGGCTCCTACGCTGTCGCGCGCACCGATCACCTCTCACCCGAGGTGGAGAGCGACACGGCCTCGCCGATCACGGTTCGCTACGGTTCGACCACCCGTATCTCCGCATCGGTGATCGAGCGTCCGTGGATGGCGGGATCCATGCCCGTGCAGGTGCGGGTCGTCGCAGCCGGAAAGGCCCGCTACTACTCCGCGACCGCACTGGGCGGCGTCATGGCCTTCTCCTTCAAGCCGACCGCGCGCTCGGTGGTGTCGATGCGCTCGGCT encodes:
- a CDS encoding FG-GAP-like repeat-containing protein — protein: MRRAAHLITKAMAGLALIALCLAGGAFVPASAAAIPQLLNVAGDFNADGLTDLARCVDAGGGTFNMWFFMSDGTQFQVKKSSLVAGWGYTLAHWLAGDVDGDGRDELVAFYNYGGTSCAIWVFEVDGTSLSGSRPWYVPSGWEWARVKPFIGDIDGDGRDEILAAYDHGGDSTGIWTWDIDAASVTPRRDWYTASSYNWSNSNYLCGDVDGNGVDEIISYYNYSLGSTGIWLFSRQPDGSIITLGRKWFVSSGWDYNAVKPVAGDVDGDGRDEIALLYNYNGWNGWAIGLWTKDAETNPMTPTQRPWTPPSGSWSWDRVSTVIGDADGDGKDELMGFYDYGSESWGLFCWRPDRDNWWAFKFWNKGAGAWSEAAMPMQTSSFAIVDNLAPTTLISGVAAGWSKTPVTFTLRASDGTGGRGVKAVNYRLNGGAQVLYANPVTVATEGETTVEYWATDVVVPPNTETAKSAVIKVDMTPPVTASDAVPSYQRSASIRLTAADARSGVATTQYRLDGGNWVTGNVVSTDVGGLHTLGLRSTDVAGNVENERTVTFTVEMFPASISFSVTSASPRAGDSVTVSGRLTAANGSALSGVAVKLQRSSDGSVWTDAANATTNASGDFSIAVTPSGATHYRVTSASTATHGSATSPGTLVTPVLRSTTLTLAGPASTPRAVASFTLSGRLTESPSAGVSGAAVKVQRSTDGSTWTDIGTATTNGAGDFTFSASHAAGAFYRALFAATATHAASSANAVRVGVSEPDDEPSGASAPSVFPLSGSIRDGDDVRDVYRITTDGSGHPVDLGLTGPASADFRLAVYSASASSLDGTSALMRSGGTVWPRGVRLPNAAAEELLLVVERHSGSGSYAVARTDHLSPEVESDTASPITVRYGSTTRISASVIERPWMAGSMPVQVRVVAAGKARYYSATALGGVMAFSFKPTARSVVSMRSASSPNSPAGAWSAPVEVRVAHAVSAPTVSAYSVKRMQRIRISGKVVPKHAVGTKVRVEVKNPKGVVKTYTAKVTSTASGSCTWALNGALDLKGTWRFRATLPGDSAHEQGTSGWSRGVVVR